From one Gemmobacter sp. genomic stretch:
- a CDS encoding CAP domain-containing protein: MRLALILPLMLSGIVLAQPAVAQDCTAAHSAQAEAEVLAEVNRLRASAGLSGLRANRALASVAQGHACDNAGRNSYSHSGSDGSDLGRRLDRGGYNYREAAENTGLGRFTSAAMVDYWNRSPAHRTNMLNPGVTEAGLGLAKADNGRNAWVLVLGRR, from the coding sequence TTGCGCCTTGCCCTGATCCTGCCGCTGATGCTGTCCGGCATCGTGCTTGCCCAACCTGCTGTCGCGCAGGACTGCACCGCCGCCCATTCGGCCCAGGCCGAGGCCGAGGTGCTGGCCGAAGTCAACCGCCTCCGCGCTTCGGCGGGCCTTTCTGGCCTGCGCGCCAACCGCGCTCTGGCCAGCGTGGCGCAGGGCCATGCCTGCGACAATGCCGGGCGCAACAGCTACAGCCATAGCGGATCCGACGGGTCCGACCTGGGTCGCCGGCTGGACCGGGGCGGCTACAACTACCGCGAGGCGGCGGAAAACACCGGCCTGGGTCGTTTTACCTCGGCGGCGATGGTCGATTACTGGAACCGATCGCCGGCCCACCGCACCAACATGCTCAATCCGGGCGTGACCGAGGCGGGTCTGGGCCTGGCCAAGGCCGACAACGGGCGCAACGCCTGGGTGCTGGTGCTGGGCCGGCGTTAA
- the pdhA gene encoding pyruvate dehydrogenase (acetyl-transferring) E1 component subunit alpha: MAAKKPADKPNVSKDDLLKYYRDMLLIRRFEEKAGQLYGMGLIGGFCHLYIGQEAVVVGLEASSKDGDKRVTSYRDHGHMLACGMEARGVMAELTGREGGYSKGKGGSMHMFSREKHFYGGHGIVGAQVPLGAGLAFADKYLGNDNVTFTYFGDGAANQGQVYETYNMAELWDLPVIFVIENNQYAMGTSVKRATKSTTLYERGVAYGIPGEQVDGMDVLAVKAAGDKAVAHCRAGKGPYILEMMTYRYRGHSMSDPAKYRTREEVQKMRDERDAIEHVRDLLIQGGHATDDDLKAIDKEIKAIVNDSAEFAKESPEPALSELWTDIYA, translated from the coding sequence GTGGCAGCGAAGAAGCCGGCAGACAAGCCGAACGTATCGAAAGACGACCTGCTGAAATACTACCGCGACATGCTGCTGATCCGGCGGTTCGAGGAAAAGGCCGGCCAGCTGTATGGCATGGGCCTGATCGGCGGGTTCTGCCACCTGTATATCGGGCAGGAAGCCGTGGTTGTCGGGCTGGAAGCCAGTTCCAAGGACGGCGACAAGCGCGTCACCAGCTACCGCGACCATGGCCACATGCTGGCCTGCGGGATGGAGGCGCGCGGCGTGATGGCGGAACTGACCGGGCGCGAAGGCGGCTATTCCAAGGGGAAAGGCGGCTCGATGCACATGTTCAGCCGCGAAAAGCATTTCTACGGCGGCCATGGCATCGTGGGCGCGCAGGTGCCGCTGGGCGCGGGGCTGGCATTCGCCGACAAGTATCTGGGCAATGACAATGTGACCTTCACCTATTTCGGCGACGGTGCGGCGAACCAGGGCCAGGTGTATGAGACCTACAACATGGCCGAACTCTGGGATCTGCCGGTGATCTTCGTCATCGAGAACAACCAGTATGCCATGGGCACCAGCGTGAAACGGGCGACGAAATCGACCACGCTCTATGAACGCGGCGTGGCCTACGGGATCCCGGGCGAACAGGTCGATGGCATGGATGTGCTGGCGGTGAAGGCCGCGGGCGACAAGGCCGTGGCGCATTGCCGCGCCGGCAAGGGCCCCTACATCCTGGAAATGATGACCTACCGTTACCGCGGCCATTCCATGTCCGACCCGGCGAAATACCGCACGCGCGAGGAAGTGCAGAAGATGCGCGACGAACGCGACGCCATCGAACATGTGCGCGATCTGCTGATCCAGGGCGGCCATGCCACCGATGACGACCTGAAGGCGATCGACAAGGAGATCAAGGCCATCGTCAACGACTCGGCCGAGTTCGCCAAGGAAAGCCCCGAGCCCGCGCTGAGCGAGCTCTGGACCGATATCTACGCCTGA
- a CDS encoding pyruvate dehydrogenase complex E1 component subunit beta has translation MATEILMPALSPTMEEGTLAKWLVKEGDTVKSGQIIAEIETDKATMEFEAVDEGTIGKILIAEGTQGVKVNTPIAVLVAEGESAEVSAPAAAPAAAPAPAAPAPKAPATPAAPVAVKDVAPDYPAGTPTKTMTVREALREAMAEEMRGDPTVFLMGEEVGEYQGAYKISQGLLDEFGARRVIDTPITEHGFAGIGVGASWGGLKPIVEFMTFNFAMQAIDHIINSAAKTLYMSGGQMGSPIVFRGPNGAAARVGAQHSQDYAAWYAMIPGLRVVMPYSAADAKGLLKSAIRDPNPVIFLENEILYGKSFEVPVLDDFTIPFGKARVWREGSDVTIVSFGIGMTYALEAADQLAKEGISAEVIDLRTLRPIDYDTVLASVQKTNRCVTVEEGFPVGSIGNHLSATIMQRAFDYLDAPVINCTGKDVPMPYAANLEKLALITTAEVVEAVKSVCYR, from the coding sequence ATGGCAACCGAAATCCTGATGCCCGCACTGTCCCCGACGATGGAAGAAGGGACGCTGGCGAAATGGCTGGTCAAGGAAGGCGATACCGTCAAATCCGGCCAGATCATCGCGGAAATCGAAACCGACAAGGCCACGATGGAGTTCGAGGCGGTCGATGAAGGCACCATCGGCAAGATCCTGATCGCCGAGGGCACGCAAGGGGTCAAGGTCAACACCCCCATCGCCGTGCTGGTGGCCGAGGGGGAATCGGCCGAGGTCAGCGCCCCCGCGGCGGCGCCTGCCGCTGCCCCCGCGCCTGCGGCCCCCGCCCCGAAGGCCCCCGCCACCCCCGCCGCCCCGGTCGCCGTCAAGGATGTCGCCCCCGACTATCCCGCCGGCACCCCCACCAAGACCATGACCGTGCGCGAGGCCCTGCGCGAAGCCATGGCCGAGGAAATGCGCGGCGATCCGACCGTGTTCCTGATGGGCGAGGAAGTGGGCGAATACCAGGGCGCCTACAAGATTTCCCAGGGTCTGCTGGACGAATTCGGCGCCAGGCGGGTGATCGACACGCCGATCACCGAACATGGCTTTGCCGGCATCGGCGTCGGCGCCTCGTGGGGCGGGCTGAAGCCGATCGTCGAATTCATGACGTTCAACTTCGCCATGCAGGCGATCGACCATATCATCAACTCGGCCGCCAAGACGCTGTACATGTCGGGCGGCCAGATGGGCAGCCCCATCGTGTTCCGCGGCCCGAACGGCGCCGCCGCGCGGGTGGGGGCCCAGCACAGCCAGGATTACGCCGCCTGGTATGCCATGATCCCCGGCCTCAGGGTGGTGATGCCCTATTCGGCGGCCGATGCCAAAGGCCTGCTGAAATCGGCGATCCGCGATCCGAACCCGGTGATCTTCCTGGAAAACGAAATCCTCTACGGCAAGTCCTTCGAGGTTCCGGTGCTGGACGATTTCACCATCCCCTTCGGCAAGGCCCGCGTCTGGCGCGAAGGCAGCGATGTGACCATCGTGTCCTTTGGCATCGGCATGACCTATGCGCTGGAGGCCGCCGACCAGCTGGCCAAAGAGGGGATCAGCGCCGAGGTGATCGACCTGCGCACCCTGCGGCCGATCGACTATGACACGGTTCTGGCCTCGGTGCAAAAGACCAACCGCTGCGTCACGGTCGAGGAAGGCTTTCCCGTGGGCAGCATCGGCAACCATCTGTCGGCCACGATCATGCAGCGCGCCTTCGACTATCTGGATGCCCCGGTGATCAACTGCACCGGCAAGGACGTGCCGATGCCCTATGCCGCCAACCTGGAAAAGCTGGCCCTGATCACCACCGCCGAGGTGGTCGAGGCTGTCAAATCCGTCTGCTACCGTTAA
- a CDS encoding CAP domain-containing protein, with translation MKEALLRRTRLVLPLALLSGCVGVASTSISAPRPAIQPIAAAFTCAPDPGLLHEQAALLDEVNDERRAAGLRPVRYNDRLAAAAHGQACDNAQRGSLDHIGSDGSRPGVRALRAGYDYKMVAENLGLGFHSAPQAMFYWMRSPGHRKNVLATDAALGLTVSRAGQRAWVLVMGRQR, from the coding sequence ATGAAGGAGGCCCTGTTGCGCCGCACCCGTCTTGTCTTGCCGCTGGCGCTGCTGTCGGGCTGCGTCGGTGTTGCGTCAACCTCTATTTCCGCCCCCCGGCCGGCCATCCAGCCCATCGCAGCGGCCTTTACCTGTGCGCCCGATCCGGGGCTGCTGCATGAACAGGCCGCCCTGCTGGACGAGGTGAACGACGAACGCCGCGCCGCCGGGCTGCGCCCGGTGCGCTACAACGACCGGCTGGCCGCCGCCGCGCATGGCCAGGCCTGCGACAATGCGCAACGCGGCTCGCTGGACCATATCGGGTCCGATGGCTCGCGCCCCGGCGTGCGGGCGCTGCGGGCCGGCTATGATTACAAGATGGTCGCGGAAAACCTGGGGCTTGGCTTTCACAGCGCCCCGCAGGCGATGTTCTACTGGATGCGGTCGCCGGGGCACCGCAAGAACGTGCTGGCCACCGATGCCGCCCTTGGCCTGACGGTCAGCCGGGCCGGACAGCGGGCCTGGGTTCTGGTGATGGGTCGCCAGCGCTAG
- a CDS encoding ATPase, which yields MNMHSNAVSNVTPPPGLRRLEDVGLGMVMMRDILLKTMFRMNLSLVTDLARIICLPVPLVQELVDITRGQRLIEATGTLHATSGNEMGYQLTDGGKARALDALAQSEYYGAMPVPLDTYKEQVARQSVRKLKLTRAELLRGMGHLILPPDLIDNLGPAVTSGRSILMYGPPGNGKSSISNGIRDALGDKIYVPRAIEYSGQIITVYDPIVHSAAESAVDDPGQLRRTSNRYDTRYVHCERPTVITGGELSLDMLDLTYNATARTYQASLQLKATGGIFIIDDLGRQAEPPQKIVNRWIVPLEESRDILALQSGEKFTVPFDTLVIFSTNFHPNEIFDGAALRRIFFKIKVDGPNQEMFLKIFAMVAKKRGMPLDETALIHLLKTKYPTINNNFANYQPVYLIDQMIAVCEFEGIPYQMTPDLIDRAWANMFVRQEQIAH from the coding sequence ATGAACATGCACAGCAACGCCGTTTCCAACGTCACGCCGCCCCCGGGCCTGCGCCGGCTGGAGGATGTGGGGCTGGGCATGGTGATGATGCGGGACATCCTGCTGAAAACCATGTTCCGCATGAACCTGTCGCTGGTCACCGATCTGGCGCGCATCATCTGCCTGCCGGTGCCGCTGGTGCAGGAACTGGTCGACATCACCCGCGGGCAACGCCTGATCGAGGCGACGGGCACCCTGCATGCCACCAGCGGCAACGAAATGGGCTACCAGCTGACCGATGGCGGCAAGGCGCGCGCGCTGGATGCGCTGGCGCAGTCGGAATATTACGGCGCCATGCCGGTGCCGCTGGACACCTACAAGGAACAGGTCGCCCGCCAGTCGGTGCGCAAGCTGAAACTGACGCGGGCCGAGCTGCTGCGCGGCATGGGGCACCTGATCCTGCCGCCCGACCTGATCGACAATCTGGGGCCCGCCGTCACCTCGGGCCGCTCGATCCTGATGTATGGCCCCCCCGGCAACGGCAAGTCCAGCATCTCGAACGGGATCCGCGATGCGCTGGGGGACAAGATCTATGTCCCGCGCGCCATCGAATATTCCGGCCAGATCATCACCGTCTATGACCCGATCGTGCATTCGGCGGCGGAATCGGCGGTGGACGACCCCGGCCAGCTGCGCCGCACCTCGAACCGCTATGACACCCGCTATGTCCATTGCGAACGGCCCACGGTGATCACCGGGGGCGAACTGTCGCTGGACATGCTGGACCTGACCTACAATGCCACCGCCCGCACCTATCAGGCCTCGTTGCAGCTGAAGGCCACCGGCGGCATCTTCATCATCGACGACCTTGGCCGCCAGGCCGAACCGCCGCAAAAGATCGTCAACCGCTGGATCGTGCCGCTGGAAGAAAGCCGCGACATTCTTGCCCTGCAATCGGGCGAGAAATTCACCGTGCCCTTCGACACGCTGGTGATCTTTTCCACCAACTTCCACCCGAACGAAATCTTCGACGGCGCCGCGCTGCGCCGGATCTTCTTCAAGATCAAGGTGGACGGGCCGAACCAGGAAATGTTCCTGAAAATCTTTGCCATGGTCGCCAAGAAACGCGGCATGCCGCTGGACGAAACCGCGCTGATCCATCTGCTGAAAACGAAATACCCCACGATCAACAACAATTTCGCCAACTACCAGCCGGTCTATCTGATCGACCAGATGATCGCGGTCTGCGAATTCGAGGGCATCCCCTATCAGATGACCCCCGATCTGATCGACCGTGCCTGGGCCAACATGTTCGTGCGCCAGGAACAGATCGCGCACTGA
- a CDS encoding N-acetylmuramoyl-L-alanine amidase, with product MAFPSPNFGERRGGLRPSLVVIHYTAMESCAAARDRLCDPTAEVSAHWLISETGSAEALVAESARAWHAGAGSWAGQGDVNSRSIGIELANRGDHPFAEPQIQALERVLAGVLGRWGIPPQGVIAHSDMAPGRKADPGPRFDWRRLARAGLSVWPGAVAPADATGFDAAALAFGYPADVAPVLRLEAFRLRFRPWASGPADGTDAALAQDLARRFGSSAGDPSPEPRPAVRPG from the coding sequence GTGGCCTTCCCCTCGCCGAATTTCGGCGAGCGGCGGGGGGGGCTGCGGCCCTCGCTGGTGGTGATCCACTATACCGCGATGGAAAGCTGCGCCGCGGCGCGTGACCGGCTGTGCGATCCGACGGCCGAAGTGTCGGCGCATTGGCTGATTTCCGAGACCGGCAGCGCCGAGGCGCTGGTGGCCGAAAGCGCCCGCGCCTGGCATGCCGGGGCGGGCAGCTGGGCCGGGCAGGGCGACGTGAATTCGCGCTCCATCGGGATCGAACTGGCCAACCGGGGGGATCATCCCTTTGCCGAACCGCAGATTCAGGCGCTGGAGCGGGTGCTGGCAGGGGTGCTGGGGCGCTGGGGCATTCCGCCGCAGGGCGTGATCGCGCATTCCGACATGGCGCCCGGGCGCAAGGCCGACCCGGGGCCGCGGTTCGACTGGCGGCGGCTGGCGCGGGCGGGGCTGTCGGTCTGGCCGGGCGCGGTGGCCCCGGCCGATGCGACGGGTTTCGATGCGGCGGCGCTGGCTTTCGGCTATCCGGCCGATGTGGCACCCGTCTTGCGGCTGGAGGCGTTCCGCCTGCGGTTCCGCCCCTGGGCCAGCGGCCCTGCCGATGGCACGGATGCCGCGCTGGCACAGGATCTGGCGCGGCGGTTCGGTTCTAGCGCTGGCGACCCATCACCAGAACCCAGGCCCGCTGTCCGGCCCGGCTGA
- the rpoH gene encoding RNA polymerase sigma factor RpoH, producing MSSYANLPAPSPEQGLNRYLQEIRKFPMLEPEQEYMLAKRWADHQDSQAAHQMVTSHLRLAAKIAMGYRGYGLPQAEVISEANVGLMQAVKRFDPEKGFRLATYAMWWIRASIQEYILRSWSLVKLGTTSAQKKLFFNLRKAKSRIGALEDGDLRPENVARIAHDLNVSEDEVIDMNRRLSGSDASLNATVGSDGDTTSQWQDWLEDEDADQAGDYEARNEMAARLNLLTQAMDVLNDRERDVLTQRRLSDEPVTLEDLSAHYNVSRERIRQIEVRAFEKLQARMTELARQRGMLETA from the coding sequence ATGAGCAGCTATGCCAATCTTCCCGCCCCCAGCCCCGAACAGGGGCTGAACCGCTATCTTCAGGAAATCCGCAAGTTCCCGATGCTGGAACCTGAACAGGAATACATGCTGGCCAAACGCTGGGCCGACCATCAGGACAGCCAGGCCGCGCACCAGATGGTGACCAGCCACCTGCGCCTGGCCGCCAAGATCGCGATGGGTTATCGCGGCTACGGCCTGCCGCAGGCCGAGGTGATTTCCGAAGCCAACGTCGGCCTGATGCAGGCGGTCAAGCGGTTCGATCCCGAAAAGGGGTTCCGTCTGGCGACCTATGCCATGTGGTGGATCCGAGCCAGCATCCAGGAATACATCCTGCGGTCGTGGAGCCTGGTGAAACTGGGCACCACCAGCGCGCAGAAGAAGCTGTTCTTCAACCTGCGCAAGGCGAAATCCCGCATCGGCGCGCTGGAGGACGGCGACCTGCGCCCCGAAAACGTGGCCCGCATCGCCCATGACCTGAACGTCAGCGAGGACGAGGTCATCGACATGAACCGCCGCCTCTCGGGCTCGGACGCCAGCCTGAATGCGACGGTGGGCAGCGATGGCGATACCACCAGCCAATGGCAGGACTGGCTGGAGGACGAGGATGCCGACCAGGCCGGAGATTACGAGGCGCGCAACGAAATGGCGGCCCGGCTGAATCTGCTGACCCAGGCGATGGACGTGCTGAACGACCGCGAACGCGACGTGCTGACCCAGCGCCGCCTGAGCGACGAGCCGGTGACGCTGGAGGATCTGTCGGCGCACTACAACGTCAGCCGCGAACGCATCCGGCAAATCGAGGTGCGGGCCTTTGAAAAGCTTCAGGCCCGCATGACCGAACTGGCCCGCCAGCGCGGCATGCTGGAAACGGCCTGA
- a CDS encoding pyruvate dehydrogenase complex dihydrolipoamide acetyltransferase, with translation MATEILMPALSPTMEEGTLAKWLVKEGDTVKSGDILAEIETDKATMEFEAVDEGTIGKILIAEGTQGVKVNTPIAVLVADGESAEVSAPAAAPAAAPAPAAPAAAVPAAAAPAAPAPAPVASGGKRVFASPLARRIAAQKGIDLGTVAGSGPNGRIVRADVEGLSASAPAAAPAPATAAAATAAPAAPAPAPAPAAAKAAMPTGPNAEQVARMLDGRAFEEVTLDGMRRTIAARLSEAKQTIPHFYLRREVRLDALMAFREQLNATIAARGVKLSVNDFIIKACAMALQQVPDANAVWAGDRIYRLKPSDVAVAVAVEGGLFTPVIKDAHVKSLSALSAEMKDLAARARTKKLAPHEYVGGSMAISNLGMFGIENFDAVINPPHGSILAVGAGLKKPVVQADGSVGVATVMSMTLSVDHRVIDGALGAEFLRAVVELLESPMAMLA, from the coding sequence ATGGCAACCGAAATCCTGATGCCCGCGCTGTCTCCGACGATGGAGGAGGGCACGCTGGCCAAATGGCTGGTGAAAGAAGGCGATACGGTCAAATCCGGCGATATCCTGGCCGAGATCGAGACCGACAAGGCCACGATGGAGTTCGAGGCAGTCGATGAAGGCACCATCGGCAAGATCCTGATCGCCGAGGGCACGCAAGGGGTCAAGGTCAACACCCCCATCGCCGTGCTGGTGGCGGATGGCGAATCCGCCGAGGTCAGCGCCCCCGCAGCGGCGCCAGCCGCTGCCCCGGCGCCTGCGGCCCCCGCGGCTGCCGTCCCGGCAGCTGCGGCCCCCGCTGCCCCTGCCCCTGCCCCGGTCGCCTCGGGCGGCAAGCGGGTGTTCGCCTCGCCGCTGGCCCGCCGGATCGCGGCGCAAAAGGGCATTGATCTGGGCACCGTCGCCGGCAGCGGCCCGAACGGCCGCATCGTGCGCGCCGATGTCGAAGGGCTGAGCGCCAGCGCACCCGCCGCCGCCCCGGCGCCAGCGACAGCCGCGGCCGCTACCGCCGCGCCTGCCGCCCCGGCACCTGCCCCGGCCCCGGCCGCCGCCAAGGCCGCCATGCCGACCGGCCCCAATGCCGAACAGGTTGCCAGGATGCTCGATGGCCGCGCCTTTGAGGAGGTCACGCTGGACGGCATGCGCCGCACCATCGCGGCCCGGCTGTCCGAAGCCAAGCAGACCATCCCGCATTTCTACCTGCGCCGCGAGGTGCGGCTGGATGCGCTGATGGCGTTCCGCGAACAGCTGAACGCCACCATCGCGGCCCGCGGGGTGAAACTGTCGGTCAACGACTTCATCATCAAGGCCTGCGCCATGGCCTTGCAACAGGTGCCCGATGCCAATGCCGTCTGGGCCGGCGACCGCATCTACCGGCTGAAGCCGTCGGATGTGGCGGTGGCCGTGGCGGTTGAAGGCGGGCTGTTCACCCCGGTGATCAAGGACGCGCATGTCAAGTCGCTGTCCGCCCTGTCGGCCGAGATGAAGGATCTGGCCGCGCGGGCCCGCACCAAGAAACTTGCGCCGCATGAATATGTCGGCGGCTCGATGGCCATTTCCAACCTGGGCATGTTCGGGATCGAGAATTTCGATGCGGTGATCAACCCGCCGCACGGTTCGATCCTGGCCGTGGGCGCCGGGCTGAAAAAGCCGGTGGTGCAGGCGGATGGGTCGGTCGGGGTGGCAACGGTGATGTCGATGACCCTGTCGGTCGATCACCGGGTGATCGACGGCGCGCTTGGGGCAGAATTCCTGCGGGCCGTGGTGGAATTGCTGGAAAGCCCCATGGCAATGCTGGCATAA